In one Acomys russatus chromosome 15, mAcoRus1.1, whole genome shotgun sequence genomic region, the following are encoded:
- the Pgrmc2 gene encoding membrane-associated progesterone receptor component 2 — MAAGDGDVKLGTLGSGGERGGGDGGDGSPGSAGATAAAASSSWVAALLATGGEMLLNVALVALVLLGAYRLWVRWGRRGLGSGPGAGEESPAATLPRMKKRDFSLEQLRQYDGARTPRILLAVNGKVFDVTKGSKFYGPAGPYGIFAGRDASRGLATFCLDKDALRDEYDDLSDLNAVQMESVREWEMQFKEKYDYVGRLLKPGEEPSEYTDEEDTKDHSKQD, encoded by the exons ATGGCGGCGGGTGATGGGGACGTAAAGCTAGGCACCCTGGGGAGCGGCGGGGAGCGTGGCGGCGGCGACGGCGGCGACGGGAGCCCGGGCAGCGCGGGAGCGACGGCAGCGGCGGCGAGTAGCAGTTGGGTGGCGGCGCTGCTGGCGACGGGCGGGGAGATGCTGCTGAACGTGGCGCTGGTGGCGCTGGTGCTGCTGGGGGCCTACCGGCTGTGGGTGCGCTGGGGGCGACGGGGTCTAGGCTCCGGGCCCGGGGCGGGCGAGGAGAGCCCGGCCGCCACGCTGCCGCGCATGAAGAAGCGGGACTTCAGCCTGGAGCAGCTGCGCCAGTACGACGGGGCGCGCACGCCGCGCATCCTGCTCGCGGTCAATGGGAAAGTGTTCGACGTAACCAAAGGCAGCAAGTTCTACGGCCCCG CGGGCCCATATGGGATCTTTGCTGGCAGGGATGCCTCCAGGGGCCTGGCGACCTTCTGCCTGGACAAGGACGCCCTGAGGGATGAGTATGACGACCTCTCAGACTTGAACGCGGTACAGATGGAGAGCGTGCGAGAATGGGAGATGCAGTTTAAAG AAAAATATGATTATGTAGGCAGACTCCTAAAGCCCGGGGAAGAACCCTCAGAGTACACAGACGAGGAGGACACCAAGGATCACAGTAAACAGGACTGA